A single region of the Streptomyces sp. NBC_00236 genome encodes:
- a CDS encoding zinc-ribbon domain-containing protein, translating to MIIFGTRGYLYQLAVLTLVCGWCGNPAAHTLRKRVTKFTLFFVPLFPFSTKYATQCTFCGGEQQIPKEQADQLLAQHVAAQGGNPFGQSPQQPGYAPGSQGQAQGQNPYQQ from the coding sequence ATGATCATTTTCGGTACGCGAGGCTATCTCTACCAGCTGGCGGTCCTGACGCTGGTCTGCGGCTGGTGCGGGAATCCGGCGGCACACACGCTGCGCAAGCGGGTGACGAAGTTCACGCTGTTCTTCGTGCCGCTGTTCCCCTTCTCGACGAAGTACGCGACGCAGTGCACGTTCTGCGGCGGCGAGCAGCAGATCCCCAAGGAGCAGGCCGATCAGCTGCTGGCGCAGCACGTGGCGGCTCAGGGCGGTAACCCCTTCGGCCAGTCCCCGCAGCAGCCGGGTTACGCTCCGGGCTCGCAGGGCCAGGCGCAGGGCCAGAACCCCTATCAGCAGTAA
- a CDS encoding amidase — protein sequence MTAFREVSETLAAIEREDPRLCAFLDVWRDEALARLPEAARLPLAGLPFAVKGPTGIRSYAARRLIAAGGVPVGSTSVPGPGTYWKTWGLGTHGRTVNPWRPDRTPGGSSAGSAVAVAAGLVPLATGSDGAGSVRIPAAWCGVFGLKTTNGLLPSPDRSGLASAGVLTRTAAEAQTYLAHVLDGYEPAAAELPLTAAHSPDLGFADVDPQVAAVVRGAVRRLAAAGVVRLTDGGCALLDPGTTWQAVRHGEVAPDLAELRRENDRRLGAFFADAPLLLTPVTPNRPHGHDGPGALFSTSLTWAFNLSGHPAASVPAGFTPDGCPVGLQLVARRGADAQLLAMARAVEEALGPVRR from the coding sequence ATGACGGCTTTCCGGGAGGTCTCCGAGACGCTGGCCGCGATCGAGCGGGAGGACCCGCGGCTCTGCGCGTTCCTCGACGTGTGGCGCGACGAGGCGCTCGCCCGGCTGCCCGAGGCCGCCCGGCTCCCCCTGGCCGGGCTGCCGTTCGCGGTGAAGGGCCCGACCGGGATCCGGTCGTACGCCGCGCGGCGGCTGATCGCGGCCGGTGGCGTCCCGGTCGGCTCGACGTCCGTGCCGGGCCCCGGCACGTACTGGAAGACCTGGGGGCTCGGCACCCACGGGCGCACCGTCAACCCGTGGCGGCCGGACCGGACGCCGGGCGGCTCGTCGGCGGGCTCGGCGGTGGCGGTCGCGGCGGGTTTGGTGCCCCTGGCGACCGGCAGCGACGGGGCGGGGTCGGTGCGCATCCCGGCCGCGTGGTGCGGGGTCTTCGGGCTGAAGACGACCAACGGGCTGCTGCCTTCCCCCGACCGGTCCGGCCTCGCCTCCGCCGGGGTCCTGACCCGGACGGCCGCGGAGGCGCAGACGTACCTGGCCCACGTCCTGGACGGCTACGAACCGGCCGCGGCCGAACTGCCCCTGACCGCCGCCCACAGCCCCGACCTGGGGTTCGCGGACGTCGACCCGCAGGTGGCGGCGGTGGTGCGGGGCGCGGTGCGGCGGCTGGCCGCGGCGGGCGTGGTGCGGCTCACGGACGGCGGCTGCGCGCTGCTGGACCCGGGGACGACGTGGCAGGCGGTACGGCACGGTGAGGTGGCGCCGGACCTCGCGGAGCTCCGGCGCGAGAACGACCGCAGGCTGGGCGCCTTCTTCGCGGACGCGCCCCTGCTGCTCACGCCCGTCACCCCCAACCGCCCACACGGCCACGACGGTCCGGGCGCGCTCTTTTCCACCTCGCTGACCTGGGCGTTCAACCTGAGCGGGCATCCGGCGGCGAGCGTGCCCGCCGGATTCACCCCGGACGGCTGCCCGGTCGGGCTCCAACTGGTGGCGCGGCGCGGCGCGGACGCGCAACTGCTCGCCATGGCCCGCGCGGTGGAGGAGGCGCTGGGTCCCGTGCGTCGGTGA
- a CDS encoding VOC family protein produces the protein MTETNGTTDWPGSISALTLFTEDLEETKRFYREVFGLPVTYEDDDSAVFTFGNTLINLLRTTAAHGLIEPADVAGPADGARMQLTLTVDDVDAVCKVLADRGVTLLNGPMDRPWGIRTASFRDPGGHIWEIAR, from the coding sequence GTGACAGAGACGAACGGTACGACGGACTGGCCCGGCAGCATCAGCGCCCTCACCCTCTTCACCGAGGACCTGGAGGAGACCAAGCGGTTCTACCGGGAGGTCTTCGGACTGCCGGTCACCTACGAGGACGACGACTCGGCCGTGTTCACCTTCGGCAACACGCTCATCAACCTGCTGCGGACCACCGCCGCCCACGGGCTGATCGAACCGGCGGACGTCGCCGGCCCGGCCGACGGTGCCCGGATGCAGCTCACGCTGACCGTGGACGACGTGGACGCCGTGTGCAAGGTGCTGGCCGACCGCGGTGTGACGCTGCTGAACGGGCCGATGGACCGGCCCTGGGGTATCCGGACCGCCAGCTTCCGCGACCCGGGCGGGCACATCTGGGAGATCGCACGGTGA
- a CDS encoding GNAT family N-acetyltransferase, translated as MNDRRGLAVVRPPAGSLATVHGLPTLLADYHLRTEAEKGRPVTDAAALPAAYRAEVEDPDGAFAGAAVLVARDGDTAVGCVVVTAPADGRAEIKRLWTDPACRGRGVASALLDAALAHAARSGVRTVRLSVWRWRTGAVSLYERLGFSVTASWDEREELVCMERAVGEPNPCAEQGRS; from the coding sequence ATGAACGATCGACGTGGCCTCGCCGTCGTACGGCCTCCGGCAGGATCCCTCGCCACCGTGCACGGGCTGCCGACGCTGCTGGCCGACTACCACCTGCGGACCGAGGCGGAGAAGGGCAGGCCCGTCACGGACGCGGCGGCGCTGCCCGCCGCGTACCGCGCGGAGGTGGAGGATCCGGACGGCGCGTTCGCCGGTGCCGCCGTGCTCGTCGCGCGCGACGGGGACACCGCGGTGGGCTGTGTCGTGGTCACCGCGCCCGCGGACGGCCGGGCGGAGATCAAGCGGCTCTGGACGGACCCCGCCTGCCGGGGCCGGGGCGTGGCTTCCGCTCTGCTCGATGCCGCGCTCGCGCACGCCGCGCGGAGCGGGGTCCGCACCGTGCGGCTTTCGGTGTGGCGGTGGCGGACGGGAGCGGTCTCCCTCTACGAGCGGCTCGGCTTCTCCGTCACCGCGTCGTGGGACGAACGCGAGGAACTGGTCTGCATGGAGCGGGCAGTGGGGGAACCGAACCCCTGTGCAGAGCAGGGCCGTTCGTAG
- a CDS encoding HAMP domain-containing sensor histidine kinase, protein MSGPRTGASRVRRPGRRPRLPAWTATLTWKSAVFITVMCCVLAALLGVLVHTAVTRQTVGHAREKALARLETATAAYETGGALPPRSGLDPPGLPASLRALAVEDGKRGTTVADRLGRPTMWAAAPADGRALATQVDYSQSARTINGLDGAILGSSLLAIGATLLVGAFAVTRVTRRLHQTAQVARRIGAGDLDARVNDPRTADPSRRPDEVAIVAGALDTMASALQRKLVAEQRFTADVAHELRTPLTGLSAAAELLPPGRPSELVQDRVRAMRALTEDLLEISRLDARTEHVDLDVHELAPLAERVVRASGGGTEVMVVRDGPPVRVETDRRRLERVLGNLIGNAHRHGRPPVVLTVDGPVVTVRDHGGGFPDYLIADGPQRFRTEGDTKGHGLGLTIAVGQAEVMGAELVLENAPDGGALARLTLPEYVRLDDGDEDPPRSPAGTRGPDSTPGRGD, encoded by the coding sequence GTGAGTGGCCCGCGGACGGGCGCGAGCAGGGTCCGCCGTCCCGGGCGGCGGCCGCGGCTGCCCGCCTGGACCGCGACGCTCACCTGGAAGTCCGCCGTCTTCATCACCGTGATGTGCTGCGTCCTCGCCGCCCTGCTGGGCGTGCTGGTGCACACCGCGGTCACCCGGCAGACGGTCGGCCATGCCCGGGAGAAGGCGCTCGCCCGGCTGGAGACCGCCACCGCCGCCTACGAGACGGGCGGGGCGCTGCCGCCGCGCTCCGGGCTCGATCCGCCGGGGCTGCCCGCGTCGTTGCGCGCCCTGGCCGTGGAGGACGGGAAGCGGGGCACCACGGTCGCCGACCGTCTCGGCCGCCCCACGATGTGGGCGGCCGCCCCGGCGGACGGGCGCGCCCTCGCGACGCAGGTCGACTACAGCCAGAGCGCCCGCACGATCAACGGCCTGGACGGGGCGATCCTCGGCTCCTCGCTGCTGGCGATCGGTGCCACGCTGCTCGTCGGCGCCTTCGCCGTCACCCGGGTCACCCGGCGGCTGCACCAGACCGCGCAGGTGGCCCGGCGGATCGGCGCGGGCGATCTGGACGCCCGCGTCAACGACCCGCGCACGGCGGACCCCTCGCGCCGGCCGGACGAGGTCGCGATCGTCGCCGGAGCGCTGGACACCATGGCCTCGGCGCTCCAGCGCAAGCTGGTGGCCGAACAGCGCTTCACCGCCGATGTCGCGCACGAGCTGCGCACCCCGCTGACCGGTCTGTCGGCCGCCGCCGAGCTGCTGCCGCCGGGCCGCCCTTCGGAGCTGGTGCAGGACCGGGTCCGGGCGATGCGCGCACTGACGGAGGACCTGCTGGAGATCTCCCGGCTCGACGCCCGTACCGAACACGTCGACCTCGATGTGCACGAACTGGCGCCGCTCGCCGAGCGGGTGGTCCGCGCCTCGGGCGGCGGCACCGAGGTCATGGTCGTCCGGGACGGACCACCGGTGCGGGTCGAGACGGACCGGCGGCGCCTGGAGCGGGTGCTCGGCAATCTGATCGGCAACGCGCACCGGCACGGCCGCCCGCCGGTGGTACTGACGGTCGACGGGCCGGTGGTGACCGTGCGCGACCACGGCGGGGGCTTCCCGGACTACCTGATCGCGGACGGACCGCAGCGCTTCCGTACGGAGGGCGACACCAAGGGCCACGGCCTCGGTCTGACCATCGCCGTCGGGCAGGCGGAGGTGATGGGCGCCGAGCTGGTCCTGGAGAACGCGCCGGACGGCGGAGCACTGGCCCGTCTGACGCTGCCGGAGTACGTGCGCCTGGACGACGGCGACGAGGACCCGCCGCGCTCCCCCGCCGGCACCCGAGGCCCGGACAGCACGCCCGGACGCGGCGACTGA
- a CDS encoding peptidoglycan D,D-transpeptidase FtsI family protein, translating into MIRYIRRAAAFCLLLLVALLVNAARVQVFEADALDDNPANRRTTIDRYDRPRGNILVGGRSVTGSKDTGEQLAYERTYRDGPLYAPVTGYASQTYGTTLIENAEDAILSGTDPMLAPLPFWNEITRDRQPGGDVVTTIKDSMQRAAYEGLGGRRGAVAAVEPTTGKILALVSTPSYDPGRLSGTGSSVTDAWRELNASRSQPMLNRAIRQTYPPGSTFKIVTAAAALDAEVVTDPDAGTDTPSPYVLPNTSTTLPNEARGCEKASLAEAIRVSCNTVMAHLGVEVGLDGMVEAVGRFGFNDSGLKIPSGVAKSNFDTDMSDDQLALSSIGQFDTTATPLQMAMVASAVANGGDLMYPHLVDRTTTHSGSTVRTTGSRSYHRAMNPMTAMRLRQMMIDVVRDGTGTNAAIDGVTVGGKTGTAQHGIDNSGTPYAWFISWAQAEDSGRPAVAVAVVVEDASADRADISGGGSAAPIARSVMEAALED; encoded by the coding sequence ATGATCCGCTACATCCGCCGCGCCGCCGCGTTCTGTCTGCTGCTGCTCGTGGCACTCCTGGTGAACGCCGCCCGTGTCCAGGTCTTCGAGGCCGACGCGCTCGACGACAACCCCGCCAACCGCCGTACCACCATCGACCGTTACGACCGGCCCCGCGGCAACATCCTGGTCGGCGGCCGGTCCGTCACCGGCTCGAAGGACACCGGCGAGCAGCTCGCGTACGAACGCACCTACCGCGACGGCCCGCTGTACGCGCCGGTGACGGGGTACGCCTCGCAGACGTACGGCACCACCCTGATCGAGAACGCCGAGGACGCGATCCTCTCCGGCACCGACCCCATGCTCGCGCCGCTCCCCTTCTGGAACGAGATCACCCGCGACCGGCAGCCGGGCGGTGATGTCGTCACCACGATCAAGGACTCGATGCAGCGCGCCGCGTACGAGGGACTCGGCGGCCGGCGGGGCGCGGTCGCGGCCGTCGAGCCGACGACCGGCAAGATCCTGGCCCTGGTCTCGACACCGTCGTACGACCCCGGGCGGCTCTCCGGCACCGGTTCGTCCGTCACCGACGCCTGGCGCGAACTCAATGCCTCCAGAAGCCAGCCGATGCTCAACCGGGCGATCCGGCAGACGTATCCGCCCGGCTCCACGTTCAAGATCGTGACGGCCGCGGCGGCACTGGACGCGGAGGTCGTCACCGATCCGGACGCCGGGACCGACACCCCGTCCCCCTACGTCCTGCCGAACACCTCGACCACGCTGCCCAACGAGGCCCGGGGCTGCGAGAAGGCGTCGCTGGCCGAGGCGATCCGGGTCTCCTGCAACACCGTGATGGCGCACCTCGGGGTGGAGGTCGGGCTCGACGGCATGGTGGAGGCGGTCGGGAGGTTCGGCTTCAACGACTCCGGGCTGAAGATCCCCTCCGGAGTGGCGAAGAGCAACTTCGACACGGACATGAGCGACGACCAGCTGGCGCTGTCCTCCATCGGCCAGTTCGACACGACGGCCACCCCGCTCCAGATGGCGATGGTGGCCTCGGCCGTGGCCAACGGCGGCGACCTCATGTATCCGCACCTGGTGGACCGTACGACCACGCACAGCGGCTCCACCGTCCGCACCACCGGGTCGCGTTCGTACCACCGGGCGATGAACCCGATGACGGCGATGCGGTTGCGGCAGATGATGATCGACGTGGTGCGGGACGGCACGGGCACCAACGCGGCCATCGACGGGGTGACCGTCGGCGGCAAGACCGGCACGGCGCAGCACGGCATCGACAACTCGGGCACGCCGTACGCCTGGTTCATCTCCTGGGCCCAGGCGGAGGACTCCGGGCGGCCGGCGGTCGCCGTCGCCGTGGTCGTCGAGGACGCCTCCGCCGACCGGGCCGACATCAGCGGCGGCGGCAGTGCCGCGCCGATCGCCCGTTCCGTGATGGAGGCGGCCCTGGAGGACTGA
- the ligD gene encoding non-homologous end-joining DNA ligase has product MTPITVVEGRRVPLSNLDKVLYPATGTTKGEVLHYYAATAAEVLLAHLRDRPLSFLRYPDGPDGQLFFTKNPPPGTPSWVHTAPVPHHEKEQARQVVVQDLASLMWAANLVVEFHTPQWRAEAPGTADRMVFDLDPGAPATVVECCTVALWLRERLAADGLEAYGKTSGSKGLHLLVPLEPTASERVSAYAKTLAVQAEKELPDLVVHRMRRALRPGKVFVDFSQNAAAKTTAAPYTLRARAEPAVSAPVTWAEIEACRSPGALVFLAGAMAERLDRYGDLLAPLTEPDRGRPIPDTP; this is encoded by the coding sequence ATGACGCCGATCACCGTGGTGGAGGGGCGGCGGGTGCCGCTCAGCAACCTGGACAAGGTCCTGTACCCGGCCACCGGCACCACCAAGGGCGAGGTGCTGCACTACTACGCGGCCACGGCGGCCGAGGTCCTGCTGGCCCATCTGCGGGACCGGCCCCTGTCCTTCCTGCGCTATCCGGACGGGCCGGACGGGCAGCTGTTCTTCACCAAGAACCCGCCGCCCGGTACGCCGTCCTGGGTACACACCGCCCCGGTGCCGCACCACGAGAAGGAGCAGGCCCGGCAGGTCGTCGTCCAGGACCTCGCCTCGCTGATGTGGGCGGCCAATCTGGTGGTGGAGTTCCACACCCCGCAGTGGCGGGCCGAGGCGCCCGGGACGGCCGACCGGATGGTGTTCGATCTGGACCCGGGAGCGCCCGCGACGGTCGTGGAGTGCTGCACGGTCGCCCTCTGGCTGCGGGAGCGGCTGGCAGCGGACGGGCTGGAGGCGTACGGGAAGACGTCCGGGTCCAAGGGGCTGCATCTGCTCGTACCGCTGGAGCCCACCGCCTCCGAGCGGGTGTCGGCGTACGCGAAGACGCTCGCCGTCCAGGCGGAGAAGGAGCTTCCGGATCTGGTGGTGCACCGGATGAGGCGGGCGCTGAGGCCGGGCAAGGTGTTCGTCGACTTCAGCCAGAACGCGGCGGCGAAGACGACGGCCGCCCCGTACACACTGCGGGCTCGGGCCGAGCCGGCCGTCTCCGCGCCGGTCACCTGGGCGGAGATCGAGGCGTGCCGCAGCCCCGGGGCGCTGGTCTTCCTGGCCGGCGCCATGGCGGAGCGGCTGGACCGGTACGGCGATCTGCTCGCGCCGCTCACCGAGCCGGACCGGGGACGGCCGATTCCGGACACTCCGTAG
- a CDS encoding FtsW/RodA/SpoVE family cell cycle protein, with amino-acid sequence MTATTADAPPPELRLPKRRGVELSLLIGAVLISVYGYAAVGLAHDDAVPPDVAGYGGGLGLLALLAHLAVRLRAPYADPLLLPIAVLLNGMGLVLIYRLDLETPKDQAAPTQLIWSTLGVAFFIAVVVFLRDHRVLQRYAYLSVAAALVLMIVPIFFPAVNGAKIWIRVGGFSFQPGEFAKILLAVFFAAYLAANHNALAYTGRRIWKLQLPTGRVLGPIVAIWLISVGVLVLERDLGTSLLFFGLFVILLYVATGRTGWIAVGLLLAAVGAFAVGSFEPHVHSRVQDWLDPFASIDAGRGPGQLAQSLFAFAAGGMLGTGLGLGHSILIGFAAKSDFILATAGEELGLTGLTALFMLYALLVARGYRAGLALRDAFGRLLAIGLASILALQVFVIAGGVMGLIPLTGMAMPFLAQGGSSVVTNWIIVALLIRVSDVARTPHPDEVETGVVAPVPENER; translated from the coding sequence ATGACCGCAACGACGGCGGACGCACCCCCGCCCGAGCTGCGCCTGCCCAAGCGGCGCGGCGTAGAACTCTCGCTCCTCATCGGGGCCGTCCTCATCTCCGTCTACGGCTACGCCGCCGTCGGTCTGGCCCACGACGACGCGGTCCCGCCCGACGTCGCCGGATACGGCGGCGGACTCGGGCTGCTCGCCCTGCTCGCCCATCTCGCCGTCCGCCTCCGCGCCCCGTACGCCGATCCGCTGCTGCTGCCCATCGCCGTGCTGCTCAACGGCATGGGGCTGGTGCTGATCTACCGGCTCGACCTGGAGACACCGAAGGACCAGGCGGCACCCACCCAGCTGATCTGGTCCACGCTCGGCGTCGCTTTCTTCATCGCGGTGGTGGTGTTCCTGCGCGACCACCGGGTCCTCCAGCGCTACGCGTACCTCTCGGTCGCCGCCGCCCTCGTCCTGATGATCGTGCCGATCTTCTTCCCCGCGGTGAACGGCGCCAAGATCTGGATCAGGGTCGGCGGATTCTCCTTCCAGCCGGGCGAGTTCGCCAAGATCCTGCTCGCCGTGTTCTTCGCCGCCTACCTCGCGGCGAACCACAACGCCCTCGCGTACACCGGCCGCAGGATCTGGAAGCTCCAGCTCCCCACCGGCCGGGTGCTCGGTCCGATCGTGGCGATCTGGCTGATCAGCGTCGGCGTCCTGGTCCTGGAGCGCGATCTGGGCACCTCGCTGCTGTTCTTCGGCCTGTTCGTGATCCTGCTGTACGTGGCGACAGGCCGGACCGGGTGGATCGCGGTCGGGCTGCTGCTGGCCGCCGTCGGCGCGTTCGCCGTCGGCTCCTTCGAACCGCATGTGCACAGCCGGGTGCAGGACTGGCTCGACCCGTTCGCCTCCATCGACGCCGGCCGGGGCCCCGGGCAGCTCGCCCAGTCGCTGTTCGCCTTCGCCGCGGGCGGGATGCTCGGCACCGGTCTCGGGCTCGGCCACTCCATCCTCATCGGCTTCGCCGCCAAGTCCGACTTCATCCTGGCGACGGCGGGCGAGGAGCTCGGCCTGACCGGGCTGACCGCGCTCTTCATGCTGTACGCGCTGCTGGTGGCGCGCGGCTACCGGGCCGGGCTCGCCCTGCGCGACGCGTTCGGGCGGCTGCTGGCGATCGGCCTCGCCTCGATCCTGGCGCTCCAGGTGTTCGTGATCGCGGGCGGGGTGATGGGGCTGATCCCGCTGACCGGTATGGCGATGCCGTTCCTCGCGCAGGGCGGCTCGTCCGTGGTCACCAACTGGATCATCGTGGCACTGCTGATCCGGGTCAGCGACGTGGCCCGGACACCCCACCCCGACGAGGTGGAGACCGGAGTCGTCGCACCGGTCCCGGAGAACGAACGGTGA
- a CDS encoding ADP-ribosylglycohydrolase family protein translates to MTATDVSPDLAAARRSLEGLALGDAFGERWFPLFREPRKAFNEIRARRTPHEPVWHWTDDTALARALHRVLDDHGHVEQDRLALYFALAFDADQARGYGHGMHLLLPRLLASPADWRTLAPELFEGGSLGNGAAMRVAPLGARFHRDLDHVTGQAVLQAEITHAHPEGIAGAVAVAVAAALTVRGEFTLSRVAGRTPAGTVRDGLLRAVDVPFATEPWKAADLLGNGQRIRSDDTVPFALWTAARHPEDLEAALWATAEGLGDVDTTCAITGGVVGAVTGVDGVPDEWLRRREPLS, encoded by the coding sequence ATGACCGCCACCGATGTCTCCCCCGACCTGGCCGCCGCCCGCCGCAGTCTCGAAGGTCTCGCGCTCGGCGACGCGTTCGGGGAAAGGTGGTTCCCGCTCTTCCGGGAACCCCGGAAGGCGTTCAACGAGATCAGGGCGCGCCGCACCCCGCACGAGCCCGTCTGGCACTGGACCGACGACACCGCGCTGGCCCGCGCGCTCCATCGGGTGCTCGACGACCACGGGCACGTCGAGCAGGACCGGCTCGCGCTGTACTTCGCGCTCGCCTTCGACGCCGACCAGGCGCGCGGCTACGGCCACGGCATGCACCTGCTGCTGCCCCGGCTACTGGCCTCCCCGGCCGACTGGCGGACGCTGGCCCCCGAGCTGTTCGAGGGCGGAAGCCTCGGCAACGGCGCCGCGATGCGGGTCGCCCCGCTCGGCGCGCGGTTCCACCGGGACCTCGACCACGTGACCGGACAGGCCGTGCTGCAGGCCGAGATCACCCACGCCCACCCGGAGGGGATCGCGGGTGCGGTGGCCGTCGCGGTGGCCGCGGCGCTGACGGTACGGGGTGAGTTCACGCTCTCCCGGGTCGCCGGGCGGACCCCCGCGGGGACGGTGCGGGACGGTCTTCTCCGGGCCGTGGACGTACCGTTCGCCACCGAACCCTGGAAGGCCGCCGACCTCCTCGGCAACGGGCAGCGCATCCGCTCCGACGACACCGTGCCGTTCGCCCTGTGGACCGCGGCCCGGCACCCCGAGGACCTGGAGGCGGCACTCTGGGCCACCGCCGAGGGGCTCGGGGACGTCGACACCACGTGCGCCATCACCGGCGGGGTCGTCGGCGCGGTCACCGGCGTCGACGGGGTGCCGGACGAGTGGCTGCGCCGCCGCGAACCACTGAGCTGA
- a CDS encoding PBS lyase gives MFAGIDEVDWASMEHAYGPADDVPALLRGLASADPSEREAALDGMYGAVHHQGDVYACTLACIPFLFELVVDPLVPDRGGIVELLTSIGGIDIDEEDIDEAEAEDDAEGAANYAMAAAAVSAGAGVFFALMADEDPGVRVSAPLALATLHGSPSRVLTLLCERLTLEPDDEVRLALVEAAGRVALRHGPLAGRIADWLSRLAAEANPPGLRLAALAQLARCAPEALPGDVVRMVAGLLRQLRSAPGAPEVSDAGSRALGAAADPACAEAAPMTLVGQLRAPAAEDGAGRAAPWTAALLRTLHVGLDDRVADRTALLTDQLCSPDPGQRIDAVRMSSGLIRAWRGSYGELVRLVGDQLVSDEPKLAEAASHVLEELFGLAAPAGDALAARVAADPDAWVKEWASGPPGLGSAVKALARLGDVRAVPALAAALERPEVPHDVGFAIGYLGPAAAPLAGVLRRRLSEVGLDEEAYDRASPLLAGLTALRAGEAAPEVLRILRGAPEYRGEWLRTAALRALASFGPAAHCAVPELRALIRRAGTAGATEAAEALWAVDGDAGAVLPVLIEGLQAEHARERRAAASALGRLGAHAAVAAPRLRALLLHEELWLRVDAAIALWEVSGRAEESVPVLLAAWERNRHVRVRVAECLARAGAVGAGSEAAHVLRAELASVRRHNAMDGGYGSHDTYEDEKLLALCRRALLGNSGKGPTT, from the coding sequence GTGTTCGCGGGGATCGACGAGGTCGACTGGGCCTCGATGGAGCATGCCTACGGGCCTGCCGACGACGTGCCGGCCCTGCTCCGTGGTCTGGCGTCCGCCGACCCGTCGGAGCGCGAGGCCGCACTGGACGGCATGTACGGGGCGGTCCACCACCAGGGTGACGTCTACGCCTGCACGCTCGCCTGCATCCCCTTCCTCTTCGAGCTCGTCGTCGATCCGCTGGTCCCGGACCGCGGGGGCATCGTCGAGCTGCTGACCAGCATCGGCGGCATCGACATCGACGAGGAGGACATCGACGAGGCCGAGGCCGAGGACGACGCGGAGGGTGCGGCCAACTACGCGATGGCGGCGGCGGCCGTCAGCGCGGGCGCCGGGGTCTTCTTCGCGCTGATGGCCGACGAGGATCCGGGGGTGCGGGTCTCCGCCCCGCTGGCGCTGGCCACGCTGCACGGCAGTCCGTCCCGGGTCCTGACCCTGCTGTGCGAGCGGCTGACGCTGGAACCGGACGACGAGGTGCGGCTCGCCCTGGTGGAGGCCGCGGGGCGCGTCGCGCTGCGCCACGGACCGCTGGCCGGCCGGATCGCCGACTGGCTGAGCCGGCTGGCCGCCGAGGCGAATCCGCCGGGGCTGCGGCTGGCGGCCCTGGCCCAGCTGGCGCGGTGCGCGCCCGAGGCGCTGCCGGGCGATGTGGTGCGGATGGTGGCGGGTCTGCTGCGGCAGCTGCGCTCGGCCCCCGGGGCGCCGGAGGTCTCCGACGCGGGGTCCCGGGCTCTCGGGGCAGCGGCGGACCCCGCCTGTGCCGAGGCCGCTCCGATGACCCTGGTGGGGCAGTTGCGGGCGCCGGCGGCCGAGGACGGGGCCGGGCGCGCGGCGCCCTGGACGGCCGCTCTGCTGCGCACGCTGCACGTCGGACTCGACGACCGGGTCGCCGACCGCACGGCGCTGCTGACCGATCAGCTGTGCAGCCCCGACCCGGGGCAGCGCATCGACGCCGTCCGGATGAGCAGCGGACTGATCAGGGCCTGGCGCGGTTCCTACGGGGAGCTCGTCCGGCTCGTGGGCGATCAGCTCGTCTCGGACGAGCCGAAACTGGCCGAGGCCGCCTCGCACGTCCTGGAGGAGCTCTTCGGCCTGGCCGCGCCCGCGGGCGACGCGCTGGCGGCCCGGGTCGCGGCCGATCCGGACGCCTGGGTGAAGGAGTGGGCGAGCGGGCCGCCGGGGCTCGGCAGTGCGGTGAAGGCACTGGCGCGGCTGGGCGACGTGCGCGCGGTGCCCGCGCTGGCGGCGGCGCTGGAGCGGCCCGAGGTGCCGCACGACGTGGGGTTCGCCATCGGGTATCTGGGGCCGGCCGCCGCGCCGCTGGCCGGTGTGCTGCGCCGCCGGCTGAGCGAGGTCGGGCTGGACGAGGAGGCGTACGACCGGGCGAGCCCGCTGCTGGCCGGGCTGACCGCGCTCCGGGCGGGCGAGGCGGCGCCCGAGGTGTTGCGGATCCTGCGCGGCGCGCCGGAGTACCGGGGCGAGTGGCTGCGTACGGCGGCGCTGCGGGCGCTCGCCTCGTTCGGGCCCGCGGCGCACTGCGCGGTCCCGGAGCTGCGGGCGCTGATACGGCGCGCCGGGACGGCGGGGGCCACGGAGGCGGCCGAGGCGCTCTGGGCCGTCGACGGGGACGCCGGGGCGGTGCTGCCGGTCCTGATCGAGGGGCTCCAGGCGGAGCACGCGCGCGAGCGGCGGGCGGCGGCGAGCGCGCTGGGCCGGCTCGGCGCGCACGCGGCGGTGGCCGCACCGCGGCTGCGGGCGCTGCTGCTGCACGAGGAGCTGTGGCTGCGGGTGGACGCGGCGATCGCGCTGTGGGAGGTTTCGGGACGGGCCGAGGAGTCCGTTCCGGTACTTCTCGCGGCCTGGGAGAGGAACCGTCACGTCAGGGTTCGGGTGGCCGAGTGCCTGGCGCGGGCGGGGGCTGTCGGTGCAGGGTCGGAGGCGGCGCACGTGCTCCGCGCCGAACTCGCCTCCGTGCGCCGTCACAACGCGATGGACGGCGGGTACGGCAGCCATGACACGTACGAGGACGAAAAGCTGCTGGCGCTCTGCCGCCGGGCGCTCCTGGGGAATTCGGGGAAGGGACCCACGACATGA